The nucleotide window GCCTCTTGCTGACATAAGGCCCGTCCTTCCGGTAGCCGAACTTCCTGTAATATTCCCTGACGCCCACGCCACTTATGACGAGCATCTTCTTGACGTCGAACTCCTCCCTCGCTGTCCTCTCCGCCTCGGCCAAGAGCTCCCGACCATAGCCACGATGCTGCCACTCGTACTTCGGCTTCTCCCCTATCGGAACGAGCGGGCCGTAAATGTGGAGCTCTCTTACTATGGCCGAGGGGCAGCAGTTAATCTCTCTACGGTGGGCCTTCTCGCTCGGTATTCTAAGACGTAGAAAGCCTATGAGAATGTCGTTCTTCGTGTCCTCAAAGCTGAGGAAGATTTCCTGGCCCTCGCTTGCCTCGTAGTCTTCGCGGAGGAGCTCTATGTGATCGGGATCAGGCTGAATACCAAACTTCTGCATCTGATGGCCAACTTCCCTGAACCTTATTTCCCTCGGCCTTATGCCCCTCTTGATAAGCTCGTTGAAGACGAGCTGGCCAAGGTTTGAGTGCTTGACGCCCGCGACTATTAGGTTAGAGGGGATATCCCTCTGGATTCTCATAACACGAACCCACTTGGGCAGGATTTTGTAAACCTCCACGAGGAGCTCTACGGCTTCTTCGGTCGTGTAGGGTCTGTACTTGCCCGCCTTATACCAAGCGTAGAGGGGGGCATCTGCCGTGACGAGGGTCGGATATATCTTCAGCATGTCGGGCCTGAATCTCTCATCCTCAAAGATCATGCGGAAGGCCCTCAGATCGCGCTCGAAGTTGCTCCCCGGAAGGCCCGGCATTATATGGTAATTCACCTTGAGGCCCGCGTCCTTAAGCAGCTGCGTGGCCCTCACGACGTCCTCGACTGTGTGCCCCCTTCTAACCCGCTCGTAGATGAAGTTAAAGACCGTCTGAACACCCAGCTCCACCCTTGTAGTACCAAGGGCCAACATCCTGTCGATCTGCTTCTCAAAGGCCCAGTCTGGTCGAGTTTCGATTGTTAAACCCACCATCCTGACTTTGGCCCTCTCGTTCTTCCTCTGCTCGTCCTCAAGGTAATAGTACCGCCTTCTATGCGTCCTCCCCCAGGCCCTCCTGAAAGCCGGATCTTCCTCAAGAACGGAGGCATCCCCTTCGATTATCAGCCTCACCAGCTTCTCCTCAAGGTTCTCGATGTCCCGGAAGTAAGGAAAGTCGTTCATGGCCTTGAACGCCTCCTTTATGAACCACTCCTGGTAATCCAAGTCGACGGCCAGGAATGTGCCTCCCTGAATTATTACCTCCACCTTATCCACGGGATGACCTATGTCATAGAGTTGCTTTAGCCGAGCCATCATTATGATGTACGGATGATACCCGTACTGTGAGGCTCTTAAGGCGGAAGGTTCCTTCCCAGTATAACTTTGGGGGGAACCAACGCTAGGTCCCCCTGGACAATAAATGCACCTTCCATGGGGGCAGGGGAACGGCTTTGTCATCATGGCAACTACAGCAACCCCGCTTATCGTTCTCGTTGGCTTTTTCTTAAGTAACTCCCTAAACTTCTCCCTAACGTTATCTGGAAGGGCTCTCCATATTTCCGAGTTCTTAGGCAACCTTGGAAGATGATACCTGCGTGAAACCTCAACCTTTAACCTGTTGAGCTCCTCCCTATCCCTCACCTTACCCTGAAGCAGGGCGTTGACTATCTCTCTCAATGCGCTTTCAAACTCTCCCATTCTCGCACCTCTCAGCTCAACTCAGAAAGGACCGTTTAAAGAATTTATCTTGGAAATGTTTATTAGGAATAATAAACATGTGACTATGGTGAAATGATATGAAAAATTTTAAGGCTATGGTATTTTTGGTAATTATCATTGCTGGAGCTAGTCTAGCTCTCGGTTGTCTAAATGGTGGAGAAACTAAAAGTTACACTCAAGGCCCGGAAAAACTAACAACGACCAGGCTAGATAAAGTTTGGGTAGTTGTGAATACAAGCGAGATTGAGATGAACATTCTGGTTCCCATAAAGATAGAACCTATGGTGAGTAGCACATTCTTTAACTTAAGAATAAACAGGGTGAACGTTATGGTGAATCTTGAGTCAGGAGTAAGCAAGAAAGCTAGTATTAAAATAGGAAGGTATCTCCTCAAGTTTTCTGAGATTCCAGAAAATATAAGCGTGTACATCGATGGAACTAAGATTGAAAAGGAAAGGAATTACATAATCTCGGGTGAGAAGCGTCATGAAGTAAAAATTTTATGGAATGGCAAGTCCTACATTGGGAACCTAACTATAAAAGGCTACACCGATGAAACAACATTTACCTTCAGAATTAAAGCCGGAGACATAAGCAATAAGACAAAACTAGGCTCCATTCAAGTTGGGAGCTTCAAAGCTGATGTATATGCAGAAAATATTAGTAGGGGGATAAGAGTATCCATAATCTACGATAATGAAAGTTTTGGGGAAGGAGTTATATCCCTAAGCTAAGTCGAAAGGAAGCCACCGTCAACGGGAATTATTGCACCGTTAACGTAGCTTGACAAATCGCTTGCAAGGAAGAGGATTACCCGAGCAACCTCATCAGGATTTCCAAACCTGCCCATAGGAAGCCGAGCCCTAAAGTTAAATGATATTGATATCTTCTCCATGTCGAGCTTCATGACAGCTTCTCTCTTTAGCTTCTTAACACCTTCAGTCTCTATTCCTCCAGGAACTACAACGTTCGCCCTAATCTTCCTTCCATACTCTCTGGCTATTGCCCTCGTTAATGCCACTACTCCCAGCTTTGCAACGTCATAGTGAACTAGTCCTGGAGCAAAGGGTAAAAAAGCTTCTATGGAGCTAACGTTTATTATAACCCCACCTCTTTCCTTTCTAAGTTTTATGAAGTGTTGGCACATCCAAAACACGGAGTTAAGATTTATCTCCAAAACCCTCCTGTATAAGGCTTCATCAACCTCGGTGAATTTCCTGAACCAATAAACTCCAGCATTGTTTACCAATATGTCCGGTGGATCGTCCTTAAGATTATTCCATAGGTCATCTATCTCACCCTTCTTTGCTAAATCAACAACATAAGTGTTAACTTTAACTCCAAAGGTTTCCGCAAGCCTTTTCGTTTCCTCAAGCCCCTTTTCGTTTATGTCGACCAGCTCCAGATCAGCACCGGCTTCAGCAAACCTTATTGCCGTTGCCTTCCCTATACCAGATGCGGCCCCAGTTAATAATGCCTTCTTTCCCTTAAGGGAGATAAGCTGGGAGAGAGGTTCCAAGTCCATCATATTCCTAACTTGAACCCCAACTTTAATATAAATGTTTCCAACTGATAACCCTTTAAATCCTGCCAGCTAACTTCACAGTTGGTGAGGAAAGTGAGAAGCTTTTATATTGCCTCTGAAGAAGAAATTAAAAAGGGCAAAACAACAGATGTATACTTCATAAGGACAAAGAAGATACTCGAAGAAAAAGGAATACACAAGAAAGTTTTCGCCGAGGTCACGACAACAAGTCTTCCAAAGGGCTGGAAGTGGGGAGTTTTGGCGGGAATCGAGGAGGTCGCTAAGCTCTTGGAAGGCCTGCCAGTTAACGTCTACGCCATGCCTGAGGGGACGATATTCCATCCCTACGAGCCCGTTCTCCAGATAGAGGGCTACTACGAGGACTTCGGGATATACGAGACGGCTCTTCTCGGAATGTTGAGTCAAGCGAGCGGCATAGCCACCGCCGCCCTGAGGATTAAGATAGCGGCGAACTTCAAGCCCGTCTATTCCTTCGGCATAAGGCACATGCATCCCGCCATTGCGCCTATGATAGATAGGGCCGCTTTCATTGGAGGTTGCGACGGTGTTTCTGGCGTCCTCGGAGCGGAGATGCTTGGAGAAAAGCCCGTTGGAACAATGCCCCATGCCCTCATAATAACGGTGGGTGACCAAGTTAAGGCCTGGAAATTCTTCGACGAGGTCATCGAGCCCGAGGTTCCGAGGGTGGCTCTCGTGGATACCTTCTACGACGAGAAGACTGAAGCTATCATGGCGGCTGAGGCCCTTGGCGAAAGGCTGAACGCAGTGAGACTGGACACGCCGAGCTCCAGGAGGGGGAACTTCAGAAGGATAATCGAGGAGGTTCGCTGGGAACTCGACCTCAGGGGTTACAGGCATGTGAAAATCTTTGTCAGTGGGGGCCTCGACGAGGAGAAAATAAGGGAGATAGCCGACGTTGCGGACGCCTTTGGCGTTGGTGGGGCCATAGCATCCGCGAAGCCGATTGACTTCTCCTTAGACATAGTCGAGGTTGAAGGTAAGCCAATCACGAAGAGGGGAAAGCTGAGCGGGAGAAAGCAGGTCTATAGGTGCGAGAACGGCCACTATCATAAGGTTCCAGCCGATAAGAAGTTCGAACGCTGTCCCGTGTGCGGCGCAAAGGTGGAGCCACTTCTAAGGCCACTCATAGAGAAGGGGGAGATAGTAGGAGAGCTCCCGAAGGCAAGAGAGATAAGGGCCTACGTGCTGGAACAGGCCGAGAAGTTTGGGCTTGAAATAGAATGAAGAAAAGAGCTCAAGCCTCCTCAATCGTAATAGCACTGACGGGACAGGCCTCAGCAGCCTCCTTAGCGCAGTTGTAAAGGCTCTCGTCCTCGATAACCTCAACCTTTACCTGAGCCTTACCCTCGTCGTTCATCTCGAAGACGTCCGGGCAGAGGCTGGCACAGATGGCATCACCAATGCAGGCGTCCTGATCAACCTTAACCTTCCACGCCATGGCACATCACCGGGTTTACATGAGCTCCTGCGAATATAAACTTTTCGTAGTGGAATCGAGAAACCAAAGGGGCGACCGGACCCCGTGTTACCGCCCAGCAGGTAACTGACAGATTTGCTTCGATTTTCAAGTCTCTCCCACGTTCTTCCTTATTTTTGCCATTGACTCACTTTCAATGGGTCATCACAGAAAAGAACTGCCCAAAGTTGTTTCCTCTTTCGGTTTACCATTTCAGTAGTAATCTCTTGTCAGGTGTGTTCGTTTGGAAGTGGGAGGAGCTCGTGCTCGCTTGGGGAGTGTGAGGAGCAGGTACTGGAGTTCGAGGGGTTCGCGCGGTTAATTAAGCCTTTGTTTTTGGTTTTGATTGCGGGCTCGGGCTTATTTTTGACCAATTGGTTTTCGATTTCCAAAAATCCAAAATTTGGCACTCTAATAGGATTATTAATGAAATTCAGGTTCATGCGAGCTTTTTCATTTTCGGGCCAGATTTATAAGCGAAGTGCAGTGCCACCAATTCCGAGGAAAAACCTTAAATACACAATCCGAAAAGCTACTATTTGAAGAACAAGAAAAATAAACCCAGGGTTTCCGTAGAACGTAGTCGTGTGGAAAGTCAGTCAACCACGCAAATCACCGAAAATATTCAGCCAACGTTTCCGTAGAACGTAGTCGTGTGGAAAGAAGATTTTTGTGAACCCCTTTCGTCTTTTTACTATTGCAGTTTCCGTAGAACGTAGTCGTGTGGAAAGATAATATGTTTGCGATGTTCACGCCGTTTATTTCCACGTGTTTCCGTAGAACGTAGTCGTGTGGAAAGCGTACCCCTCCTCTGGGTACGCGTAGAATTCTACTGCGTTTCCGTAGAACGTAGTCGTGTGGAAAGAGATTTGGCCGGCTGAGCTGAGACTGAGCTGAGATTTGGCCCGAGGGTTTCCGTAGAACGTAGTCGTGTGGAAAGGACTGCCACTTAGCAGTACCAGCTGCCTTCACACCCTTGGTTTCCGTAGAACGTAGTCGTGTGGAAAGGTTTTGTTCTTAAAACAAAAACAAGGTTGCTTTTGTTTCCGTAGAACGTAGTCGTGTGGAAAGTTCTTTTGCTTCTGCTGAATTTTTGCTCCTCTGGAGGTTTCCGTAGAACGTAGTCGTGTGGAAAGTGCCCCAGCGCTCCGCTTCCTCAAAAACGAGCTCCGCGTGTTTCCGTAGAACGTAGTCGTGTGGAAAGAATGTCATCAATGAGTGTGTTCGTATCGCTGTCGCTCCCGTTTCCGTAGAACGTAGTCGTGTGGAAAGTAGTATAATGAGAATGGTGCGGAGGTGTGGAAGGATGAGAGGTTTCCGTAGAACGTAGTCGTGTGGAAAGTGGATTTCACTTGTTCTAACTGCTGGTAAAGCTCTTGTTTCCGTAGAACGTAGTCGTGTGGAAAGATTGATAGAGTGTTATCGCCAGTCAAGTCAATTGGGGTTTCCGTAGAACGTAGTCGTGTGGAAAGAGGCACTTGTTCAGGCTTGCCGTTCTCATCAAAAGTCCAGTTTCCGTAGAACGTAGTCGTGTGGAAAGCTTCTCTAACCCTCCTGCTTTTTTGAACAATGTTCGGGCGTTTCCGTAGAACGTAGTCGTGTGGAAAGCCTTCTCGCACCAGCCTCTCTAGCGTGCTTCTAAATACGTTTCCGTAGAACGTAGTCGTGTGGAAAGCACTATACCCATCTGGATATTCCCCAACGAATTCCTCCTGTTTCCGTAGAACGTAGTCGTGTGGAAAGAATTCGGAAGAATAGAAATCCACGTTAAAAAGGTAAAAGTTTCCGTAGAACGTAGTCGTGTGGAAAGTGGAAAGGGCTCGCCGACGCCACCATAGACACCGCCTGGAAGAGGTTTCCGTAGAACGTAATCGTGT belongs to Pyrococcus yayanosii CH1 and includes:
- a CDS encoding SDR family NAD(P)-dependent oxidoreductase, with the protein product MMDLEPLSQLISLKGKKALLTGAASGIGKATAIRFAEAGADLELVDINEKGLEETKRLAETFGVKVNTYVVDLAKKGEIDDLWNNLKDDPPDILVNNAGVYWFRKFTEVDEALYRRVLEINLNSVFWMCQHFIKLRKERGGVIINVSSIEAFLPFAPGLVHYDVAKLGVVALTRAIAREYGRKIRANVVVPGGIETEGVKKLKREAVMKLDMEKISISFNFRARLPMGRFGNPDEVARVILFLASDLSSYVNGAIIPVDGGFLST
- a CDS encoding nicotinate phosphoribosyltransferase, which encodes MRSFYIASEEEIKKGKTTDVYFIRTKKILEEKGIHKKVFAEVTTTSLPKGWKWGVLAGIEEVAKLLEGLPVNVYAMPEGTIFHPYEPVLQIEGYYEDFGIYETALLGMLSQASGIATAALRIKIAANFKPVYSFGIRHMHPAIAPMIDRAAFIGGCDGVSGVLGAEMLGEKPVGTMPHALIITVGDQVKAWKFFDEVIEPEVPRVALVDTFYDEKTEAIMAAEALGERLNAVRLDTPSSRRGNFRRIIEEVRWELDLRGYRHVKIFVSGGLDEEKIREIADVADAFGVGGAIASAKPIDFSLDIVEVEGKPITKRGKLSGRKQVYRCENGHYHKVPADKKFERCPVCGAKVEPLLRPLIEKGEIVGELPKAREIRAYVLEQAEKFGLEIE
- a CDS encoding tRNA uridine(34) 5-carboxymethylaminomethyl modification radical SAM/GNAT enzyme Elp3, giving the protein MGEFESALREIVNALLQGKVRDREELNRLKVEVSRRYHLPRLPKNSEIWRALPDNVREKFRELLKKKPTRTISGVAVVAMMTKPFPCPHGRCIYCPGGPSVGSPQSYTGKEPSALRASQYGYHPYIIMMARLKQLYDIGHPVDKVEVIIQGGTFLAVDLDYQEWFIKEAFKAMNDFPYFRDIENLEEKLVRLIIEGDASVLEEDPAFRRAWGRTHRRRYYYLEDEQRKNERAKVRMVGLTIETRPDWAFEKQIDRMLALGTTRVELGVQTVFNFIYERVRRGHTVEDVVRATQLLKDAGLKVNYHIMPGLPGSNFERDLRAFRMIFEDERFRPDMLKIYPTLVTADAPLYAWYKAGKYRPYTTEEAVELLVEVYKILPKWVRVMRIQRDIPSNLIVAGVKHSNLGQLVFNELIKRGIRPREIRFREVGHQMQKFGIQPDPDHIELLREDYEASEGQEIFLSFEDTKNDILIGFLRLRIPSEKAHRREINCCPSAIVRELHIYGPLVPIGEKPKYEWQHRGYGRELLAEAERTAREEFDVKKMLVISGVGVREYYRKFGYRKDGPYVSKRLDRGYANFGKSEEFDAHLNT
- a CDS encoding ferredoxin, giving the protein MAWKVKVDQDACIGDAICASLCPDVFEMNDEGKAQVKVEVIEDESLYNCAKEAAEACPVSAITIEEA